The Hyphomonas sediminis genome contains a region encoding:
- a CDS encoding NAD-dependent epimerase/dehydratase family protein, with product MKLEGAKILVTGGCGLIGSTTIDQILATENPGKVVIFDNLVRGSMRNVEDILKDPRVELVRGDIRDAKAVLDVTEGMDAVIHMAAIRITACAAEPREAMEVMCDGTYNVVEAAQKAGVKKVLAASSASVYGLADTFPTKEDHHPYNNRTWYGASKVMLEGLLRSFNDMYGLDYVSTRYFNVYGPRMDIHGKYTEVLVRWMQRIEEGTPPLILGDGTTSMDFIYIEDLARANVLALKSDVCDEVFNVASGVETNLNELAAALMKVMDAPAGMAPEYGPERKVNPVARRLADTTKARDLLGFEAQIDLEEGLRRLVAWWRANKDVFE from the coding sequence ATGAAACTCGAAGGCGCAAAAATCCTGGTCACCGGCGGCTGCGGCCTCATCGGCTCGACAACCATCGACCAAATTTTGGCAACGGAAAATCCGGGCAAGGTCGTCATCTTCGACAACCTCGTGCGCGGCTCGATGCGCAATGTCGAGGACATCCTGAAAGATCCGCGTGTCGAGCTGGTGCGCGGCGACATTCGTGACGCCAAGGCCGTGCTGGACGTGACCGAAGGCATGGACGCCGTAATCCACATGGCCGCTATCCGCATCACCGCCTGCGCCGCCGAACCGCGCGAGGCGATGGAAGTGATGTGCGACGGCACATACAACGTCGTGGAAGCCGCGCAGAAAGCCGGCGTGAAGAAGGTTCTCGCCGCCTCGTCCGCCTCCGTCTACGGCCTCGCCGATACCTTCCCCACCAAGGAAGACCATCACCCCTACAACAACCGCACCTGGTATGGCGCCTCCAAGGTGATGCTGGAGGGCCTGCTGCGCTCCTTCAACGACATGTATGGCCTGGACTATGTGTCGACCCGCTACTTCAACGTCTACGGCCCGCGGATGGACATCCATGGGAAGTATACGGAGGTTTTGGTGCGCTGGATGCAGCGTATCGAAGAAGGCACGCCGCCGCTGATCCTGGGCGATGGCACAACCTCAATGGACTTCATCTATATCGAAGACCTTGCCCGCGCGAACGTGCTGGCGCTGAAGTCTGATGTTTGCGACGAAGTGTTCAACGTTGCCTCCGGCGTGGAGACCAATCTCAACGAGCTGGCCGCCGCCCTGATGAAGGTGATGGATGCGCCCGCCGGCATGGCGCCGGAATATGGCCCGGAGCGGAAGGTGAACCCGGTTGCCCGGCGCCTGGCGGACACGACGAAGGCCCGCGACCTGCTGGGCTTTGAAGCGCAGATCGACCTTGAAGAGGGCCTGCGCCGCCTCGTTGCCTGGTGGCGCGCCAACAAGGACGTGTTTGAATGA